TTTCCACTTCGCTTTTTTCCGGTCGAAGACGGATGTCGTCGGTAATAATTTTTGCTTTGGGATTGATCTGTGCAATGATCTCCTCGGCAAGATGGCCAATAGAAATTTCCTTTTGAGATGAAATATTGATCTCTTCTCCAATCGTTGCAGGCGTTTCTGCAATCGCGATGAAACCGGTAGCGGTGTCTTTGACAAAATTAAAATCACGGGTTGGGTGAACGCTGCCCAGTTTGATTTCTGTTTTCCCATTTAATAACTGCGTAATGATTGTGGGAATAACGGCACGGGCGGACTGGCGAGGACCATAGGTATTGAATGGCCTGACAATCGTGACCGGGGTATTAAAACTGCGATAGAAACTTTCCGCTAGCCGGTCAGCCCCAATTTTAGTGGCGGAATAGGGCGACTGACCCTGAAAAGGATGCTTTTCGTCAATGGGAACATACTGGGCTGTTCCATACACTTCTGATGTCGATGTAATCAAAACCCGACTACAACCGCTATCCCGCGCTGCCTGCAATACATTTAATGTGCCTTTAATATTTGTATCCACATAACTGTCCGGTGAGTGGTAGCTGAATGGAATAGCGATAAGCGCAGCCAGATGAAAAACAACATCTATCCCTTGCATGGCCTTTCTCACCCCATTGGGATCGCGGATGTCGCCCACAAATATATCAATCTTATCAAGAGTTTCATTGGGGAATGAATCCAACCACCCCCATGAATTGAATGAATTATAGAAGACAAAAGCACGGACATCATAGCCACTGTTGACAAGCTCTTCTGTCAAATGGGAGCCGATAAACCCGTCAGCACCGGTAACTAATATTTTTTTATTTGTTAAATCCATAGTAAAAGAAACGGTTTCCCCTAGTTTGTCCAAGAAGCGAGACGCTTAATGGAACGTTATTGGATCGATCATCACATTCTCATATTTTCCAGTATTCTTTTT
This genomic window from Sulfuricurvum sp. IAE1 contains:
- a CDS encoding NAD-dependent 4,6-dehydratase LegB; translation: MDLTNKKILVTGADGFIGSHLTEELVNSGYDVRAFVFYNSFNSWGWLDSFPNETLDKIDIFVGDIRDPNGVRKAMQGIDVVFHLAALIAIPFSYHSPDSYVDTNIKGTLNVLQAARDSGCSRVLITSTSEVYGTAQYVPIDEKHPFQGQSPYSATKIGADRLAESFYRSFNTPVTIVRPFNTYGPRQSARAVIPTIITQLLNGKTEIKLGSVHPTRDFNFVKDTATGFIAIAETPATIGEEINISSQKEISIGHLAEEIIAQINPKAKIITDDIRLRPEKSEVERLLGSNEKIRSLTNWEPKYTLKQGISETIKWFKDKDNLRQYKAEIYNV